A single genomic interval of Cucumis sativus cultivar 9930 chromosome 5, Cucumber_9930_V3, whole genome shotgun sequence harbors:
- the LOC101214779 gene encoding ranBP2-type zinc finger protein At1g67325, translating into MSQVDSRNSSAAKRARTDGSRREDDWTCPSCGNVNFSFRTTCNMRNCTQPRPADHNSKSAAKPVQAPQGYSYSAPYMGSGAPSSMYPGVPPYGSSIFNGSSIPPYDVPFSGGSAYHYNYGSRFSAGSPYRPLHLSGPAPYSSGSMMGNSAVYGIPPIMDRYGMALPMGPGAMGPRPGFFPDEMSQKKGADTTRDNDWACPKCGNINFSFRTVCNMRKCNTPKPGSQASKNDKSSKQKTPEGSWKCEKCNNINYPFRTKCNRQNCGADKPAESEKSPSPAQEENDQ; encoded by the exons ATGTCTCAG GTTGATAGCAGGAATTCCTCTGCAGCTAAACGTGCTAGAACTGATG GTAGCCGAAGGGAAGATGATTGGACTTGTCCTAGTTGTGGGAAcgtcaatttttcatttagaaCAACTTGCAATATGCGCAACTGTACTCAGCCACGTCCTGCTGATCATAATTCG AAATCTGCTGCCAAACCCGTTCAAGCTCCTCAGGGTTACTCCTATTCTGCACCTTACATGGGTTCGGGTGCACCCTCTTCAATGTATCCTGGTGTACCACCATATGGTTCTTCTATATTCAACGGTTCATCTATACCTCCCTATGATGTGCCATTTTCTGGGGGATCAGCATACCATTACAACTATGGCAGCCGGTTTTCTGCAGGCAGCCCCTACAGACCGTTGCATTTATCTGGGCCTGCACCTTATTCGAGTGGATCTATGATGGGAAACA GTGCAGTGTATGGTATTCCACCCATAATGGATCGCTATGGCATGGCTTTGCCAATGGGCCCTGGTGCCATG GGTCCAAGGCCAGGTTTTTTTCCAGATGAAATGTCTCAGAAGAAGGGTGCAG ACACTACTCGTGACAATGATTGGGCATGCCCAAAATGTGGAAATATCAACTTCTCATTTAGAACTGTTTGTAACATGAGGAAGTGCAATACACCAAAGCCTGGGTCACAG GCTtctaaaaatgacaaaagttCTA AACAAAAGACTCCAGAGGGTAGCTGGAAGTGTGAGAAGTGTAACAACATAAACTATCCATTCAGAACCAAATGCAATAGACAAAATTGTGGAGCAGACAAGCCAGCGGAATCAGAGAAATCCCCATCACCGGCACAGGAAGAAAATGATCAG TGA
- the LOC101215733 gene encoding non-specific lipid transfer protein GPI-anchored 1, producing the protein MKSGRKVSVVLAVVAVCLLGRVVPGRAQEDDLKEECSNDFEKVVSCFAYATGKAAAPTEECCDSIEGIKESKPKCLCFFIQQTHNGNQQIKSLGIQEIKLLQLPSVCHLKNSSVSYCPKLLGLPANSPDAAIFSNSTSPATPASATTTRTSPDGNAGSKTVANSPVGLMVVAMVVVISFTAFLSPITYA; encoded by the exons atgaagagcGGAAGAAAGGTGAGTGTGGTTTTAGCGGTGGTGGCGGTGTGTTTATTAGGAAGGGTGGTACCGGGACGAGCACAGGAGGATGATTTGAAAGAGGAGTGCAGCAATGACTTCGAGAAAGTGGTGAGTTGTTTCGCGTACGCGACGGGGAAAGCGGCGGCGCCGACGGAGGAATGTTGTGATTCGATTGAAGGTATAAAAGAAAGTAAGCCAAAGTGCTTGTGTTTCTTCATACAACAGACTCATAATGGGAATCAGCAGATCAAGAGCTTAGGGATTCAAGAGATTAAGCTTTTACAGCTTCCTTCTGTTTGTCACTTGAAAAACTCCAGTGTTAGCTATTGCCCAA AGCTTCTCGGGTTACCGGCGAATTCACCGGATGCTGCTATTTTTAGCAATTCGACCTCACCGGCGACACCGGCGTCTGCAACGACGACGAGGACAAGTCCCGACGGAAATGCTGGAAGTAAGACAGTAGCCAATTCTCCAGTTGGTTTGATGGTGGTGGCGATGGTCGTCGTAATCTCATTTACGGCATTTCTTTCGCCGATCACTTACGCCTGA
- the LOC105435557 gene encoding probable methyltransferase At1g27930, which translates to MKNRISAKPWILGLAVAGLIAGSLLISGYIGFVDSNLFCSISRTGAPTITGYSPAEVQFQSIIHYATSKTVPQQSIDEIHISYDVLKVRCPCNFLVFGLGHDSLMWASLNPLGTTIFLEEDPKWVQTVLKDAPMLRAYHVQYRTQLQEADRLLSTYKSEPYCSPSKAFLKGNEKCKLALHNLPEEIYEKEWDLIMIDAPRGYFAEAPGRMAAIFSATVMARNRKGSGVTDVFLHDVDRKVERTFAQEFLCKNKYYVNGVGRLWHFKIPPAANMSEADRSSDRFC; encoded by the coding sequence ATGAAGAATCGAATATCAGCGAAGCCATGGATTCTCGGATTGGCCGTCGCCGGCTTAATCGCGGGTTCTTTATTGATTTCCGGTTACATAGGATTTGTGGACAGCAACTTATTCTGCTCAATCTCCCGCACCGGAGCACCTACAATAACCGGGTATTCACCGGCGGAAGTCCAGTTTCAGTCTATAATCCATTACGCAACCTCGAAAACAGTTCCACAACAATCAATCGACGAGATCCATATCTCATACGACGTATTGAAGGTACGATGTCCTTGCAACTTTCTTGTTTTCGGGCTCGGCCACGATTCCTTGATGTGGGCGTCGCTTAACCCACTTGGAACTACGATTTTTCTCGAAGAAGATCCGAAATGGGTTCAGACGGTTCTTAAAGACGCTCCGATGCTTCGAGCTTATCACGTCCAGTATCGGACGCAGCTTCAGGAAGCAGATCGGTTGCTCTCAACCTACAAATCAGAGCCATACTGTTCGCCGTCGAAGGCATTTCTTAAGGGAAATGAAAAGTGTAAGTTAGCGCTTCATAATCTCCCAGAAGAGATTTACGAGAAGGAATGGGACCTGATAATGATCGACGCGCCAAGAGGGTATTTTGCGGAGGCTCCTGGTCGGATGGCGGCGATATTCTCCGCCACCGTGATGGCAAGGAATAGGAAAGGATCCGGCGTTACTGATGTGTTTTTGCACGACGTTGATCGGAAAGTGGAGAGAACATTTGCACAGGAGTTTTTGTGTAAAAATAAGTATTATGTAAACGGAGTTGGAAGGTTATGGCATTTCAAGATTCCTCCGGCGGCCAATATGAGCGAAGCCGATCGATCTTCCGATCGATTTTGTTAG
- the LOC101214536 gene encoding uncharacterized protein LOC101214536 encodes MAVARTMSRSLSIFLTEPSRPLHFSPSSSSSSSIRTNRSFSHRLYCNARRINARGFHFSKPTLLNCSYDDTQSTSSSNQDGQDPPQEAVLKAISEVSKTEGRVGHTTNMVLGGTVTSDSSNEWLALDQKVNSYPGVRGFTAIGTGGDDFVQSMVVAVESVIQQPIPEGKVRHKLSAKGKYISVNIGPVQVISSEQVQAVYNAMKRDDRMKYFL; translated from the exons ATGGCCGTAGCCAGAACCATGTCCCGTTCTTTATCCATCTTCTTAACGGAGCCATCGCGACCCCTTCACTtctctccttcttcctcctcctcctcctccatcCGAACCAACCGATCCTTCTCTCACAGATTGTATTGCAATGCCCGGAGAATCAACGCTCGAGGTTTTCATTTCTCTAAACCAACTCTTCTGAACTGTTCCTACGATGACACCCAGTCGACGTCTTCCTCTAATCAGGACGGTCAGGACCCCCCTCAGGAGGCTGTTTTGAAGGCAATTTCAG AGGTATCTAAGACAGAAGGGAGGGTTGGGCATACCACGAATATGGTACTTGGAGGAACAGTGACTAGTGATTCTTCCAATGAGTGGCTCGCTCTGGATCAAAAG GTGAACTCGTACCCTGGTGTTAGAGGCTTTACAGCGATTGGAACTGGAGGAGATGATTTCGTGCAATCTATGGTCGTTGCTGTGGAATCTGTCATCCAACAACCAATTCCTGAG GGCAAGGTGAGGCATAAATTATCAGCGAAAGGGAAGTACATTTCGGTAAACATAGGACCAGTTCAAGTAATTTCCAGTGAGCAG GTTCAAGCTGTATACAATGCAATGAAGAGAGATGACCGTATGAAATACTTTCTATAA
- the LOC101214298 gene encoding alpha-ketoglutarate-dependent dioxygenase alkB isoform X1: protein MYGSDKGTDDSERTAFRRAEKKYKLYYDDTYKSSKKKKLPKHVDLSEVIDFKNILESYQQDGSLPVGVNATTCDLDGPVFCLENRPGFYFIPGALSLQEQCQWIRESLMEFPQPPNRTNHNAIYGPIQDLFIAAKENKVLVEHDEISDFKLDSDVEPSISNGNTHNWKFVEENTVSSRRGTAYKSIPASVLLRKLRWSTLGLQFDWSKRSYNISLPHNKIPSALCQLAKRMAAAAMPTGEEFKPEAAIVNYFASGDTLGGHLDDMEADWSKPIVSMSLGCKAIFLLGGKSRQDPPIAMFLRSGDVVLMAGEARECFHGVPRIFIDEESEEISFLETHLTNQDDLHCLEYIRTSRININIRQVF from the exons ATGTACGGATCAGACAAAGGCACCGACGATTCCGAGCGAACCGCATTCAGAAGAGcagaaaagaaatacaaactGTACTACGATGACACCTACAAATCTTCCAAAAA GAAAAAACTACCGAAACATGTCGATTTGTCTGAGGTTATCGATTTCAAGAACATCCTCGAATCTTATCAACAAGATGGTTCACTTCCAGTGGGCGTCAACGCGACTACATGCGATCTGGATGGGCCAGTTTTCTGCTTGGAGAATCGTCCTG ggttttattttattcctgGTGCGTTGAGTTTACAAGAGCAATGCCAATGGATCAGGGAGAGTTTAATGGAGTTCCCGCAGCCTCCCAACAGAACCAACCACAATGCTATTTATGGACCAATTCAAGACCTGTTTATTGCAGCTAaggaaaataaagttttagtTGAACATGATGAAATCTCTGATTTCAAACTTGATTCTGATGTTGAACCTTCCATTAGCAATGGAAATACTCATAACTGGAAGTTTGTGGAGGAGAATACTGTTTCATCCAGAAGAGGAACGGCCTACAAATCAATTCCTGCTTCAGTATTACTTAGAAAGTTGCGTTGGAGTACACTTGGCCTACAATTTGATTGGTCCAAG CGAAGCTATAACATATCTCTACCCCATAATAAGATACCCTCTGCACTATGTCAACTTGCCAAAAGAATGGCCGCAGCTGCAATGCCAACTGGGGAAGAATTCAAACCTGAAGCTGCAATAGTGAATTATTTTGCTTCAG GCGACACCCTCGGTGGTCACCTAGATGACATGGAAGCTGACTGGAGCAAGCCAATTGTTAGCATGAG TTTGGGTTGCAaagctatttttcttttgggtggTAAATCGAGACAGGATCCACCAATAGCCATGTTTCTTCGAAGCGGAGATGTCGTGTTAATGGCTGGAGAAGCAAGGGAATGTTTCCATG GTGTACCACGTATCTTCATCGAtgaagaaagtgaagaaatttcttttcttgaaacGCATTTAACAAATCAAGATGATTTGCACTGTCTGGAATACATAAGAACTTCAAGAATAAACATCAACATTAGACAAGTTTTCTGA
- the LOC101214298 gene encoding alpha-ketoglutarate-dependent dioxygenase alkB isoform X2: protein MYGSDKGTDDSERTAFRRAEKKYKLYYDDTYKSSKKKKLPKHVDLSEVIDFKNILESYQQDGSLPVGVNATTCDLDGPVFCLENRPGMADSPFSTLFLRKKRESLMEFPQPPNRTNHNAIYGPIQDLFIAAKENKVLVEHDEISDFKLDSDVEPSISNGNTHNWKFVEENTVSSRRGTAYKSIPASVLLRKLRWSTLGLQFDWSKRSYNISLPHNKIPSALCQLAKRMAAAAMPTGEEFKPEAAIVNYFASGDTLGGHLDDMEADWSKPIVSMSLGCKAIFLLGGKSRQDPPIAMFLRSGDVVLMAGEARECFHGVPRIFIDEESEEISFLETHLTNQDDLHCLEYIRTSRININIRQVF from the exons ATGTACGGATCAGACAAAGGCACCGACGATTCCGAGCGAACCGCATTCAGAAGAGcagaaaagaaatacaaactGTACTACGATGACACCTACAAATCTTCCAAAAA GAAAAAACTACCGAAACATGTCGATTTGTCTGAGGTTATCGATTTCAAGAACATCCTCGAATCTTATCAACAAGATGGTTCACTTCCAGTGGGCGTCAACGCGACTACATGCGATCTGGATGGGCCAGTTTTCTGCTTGGAGAATCGTCCTGGTATGGCCGATTCTCCGTTTTCGACTCTGTTTCtcagaaaaaaaag GGAGAGTTTAATGGAGTTCCCGCAGCCTCCCAACAGAACCAACCACAATGCTATTTATGGACCAATTCAAGACCTGTTTATTGCAGCTAaggaaaataaagttttagtTGAACATGATGAAATCTCTGATTTCAAACTTGATTCTGATGTTGAACCTTCCATTAGCAATGGAAATACTCATAACTGGAAGTTTGTGGAGGAGAATACTGTTTCATCCAGAAGAGGAACGGCCTACAAATCAATTCCTGCTTCAGTATTACTTAGAAAGTTGCGTTGGAGTACACTTGGCCTACAATTTGATTGGTCCAAG CGAAGCTATAACATATCTCTACCCCATAATAAGATACCCTCTGCACTATGTCAACTTGCCAAAAGAATGGCCGCAGCTGCAATGCCAACTGGGGAAGAATTCAAACCTGAAGCTGCAATAGTGAATTATTTTGCTTCAG GCGACACCCTCGGTGGTCACCTAGATGACATGGAAGCTGACTGGAGCAAGCCAATTGTTAGCATGAG TTTGGGTTGCAaagctatttttcttttgggtggTAAATCGAGACAGGATCCACCAATAGCCATGTTTCTTCGAAGCGGAGATGTCGTGTTAATGGCTGGAGAAGCAAGGGAATGTTTCCATG GTGTACCACGTATCTTCATCGAtgaagaaagtgaagaaatttcttttcttgaaacGCATTTAACAAATCAAGATGATTTGCACTGTCTGGAATACATAAGAACTTCAAGAATAAACATCAACATTAGACAAGTTTTCTGA
- the LOC105435558 gene encoding uncharacterized protein LOC105435558 has product MVPIVLSQLATGLSVLAGAVLVKSVMDHKPMAGSFPRCPSCNGSGRVPCLCSRWSDGDIGCRTCSGSGRMFCSSCGGSGTGRPIPSQISVRRSNYPSSSSS; this is encoded by the coding sequence ATGGTTCCCATCGTCCTCTCCCAACTCGCCACCGGCCTCAGCGTCCTCGCCGGCGCCGTCCTCGTCAAATCCGTCATGGACCACAAGCCCATGGCCGGCTCCTTCCCCCGCTGCCCTTCCTGCAACGGCTCTGGCCGCGTCCCCTGTCTCTGCTCCCGCTGGTCCGACGGCGACATCGGCTGCCGTACCTGCTCCGGCTCTGGTCGTATGTTCTGCAGCAGCTGTGGCGGCTCCGGCACCGGCCGCCCTATTCCATCTCAAATCTCCGTTCGTCGATCCAATTAcccttcctcttcttcttcctga
- the LOC101214055 gene encoding chlorophyll a-b binding protein 7, chloroplastic, protein MASACASSAIAAVAISSSSSSKNGCPKLASNFLTGKKLRLRNLNAAATAVVAPRTVPVCAAADPDRPLWFPGSTPPPWLDGSLPGDFGFDPLGLASDPESLRWNQQAELVHCRWAMLGAAGIFIPEFLTKIGILNTPSWYTAGELEYFTDTTTLFIVELIFIGWAEGRRWADILKPGCVNTDPIFPNNKLTGTDVGYPGGLWFDPLGWGSGSPEKIKELRTKEIKNGRLAMLAVMGAWFQHIYTGTGPIDNLFAHLADPGHATVFAAFTPK, encoded by the exons ATGGCTTCCGCTTGTGCTTCTTCCGCCATTGCTGCCGTGGCAATTTCTTCCTCAAG TTCATCGAAGAATGGCTGCCCCAAGCTGGCTTCTAATTTCCTTACTGGCAAGAAGCTTAGGCTCAGAAACTTAAATGCTGCTGCTACTGCTGTCGTTGCTCCTCGAACGGTTCCGGTATGCGCAGCAGCCGATCCGGATAGACCTCTTTGGTTCCCTGGCAGCACTCCTCCTCCGTGGCTCGATGGCAGCCTTCCCGGTGACTTTGGCTTTGACCCTCTTGGTCTTG CGTCTGATCCGGAGAGTCTGAGATGGAACCAACAGGCGGAGCTCGTACACTGCCGATGGGCAATGTTGGGGGCAGCTGGAATTTTCATCCCGGAATTCTTGACAAAGATCGGTATATTGAACACTCCTTCGTGGTACACTGCCGGTGAATTGGAATATTTCACCGACACCACCACTCTGTTCATAGTGGAACTCATTTTCATCGGTTGGGCTGAGGGTAGACGGTGGGCCGATATCCTCAAACCCGGATGCGTCAACACCGACCCGATTTTCCCTAACAACAAGCTGACCGGAACCGACGTTGGGTACCCTGGTGGGCTCTGGTTTGACCCACTCGGATGGGGCAGCGGATCACCGGAAAAGATTAAGGAATTGAGAACGAAAGAGATTAAGAACGGACGATTGGCTATGTTGGCGGTGATGGGAGCTTGGTTCCAACACATTTACACCGGCACCGGTCCCATTGATAACCTTTTTGCTCACCTTGCTGATCCTGGCCACGCCACCGTCTTCGCC GCATTCACACCAAagtga